Proteins encoded by one window of Bacillus rossius redtenbacheri isolate Brsri chromosome 14, Brsri_v3, whole genome shotgun sequence:
- the LOC134538761 gene encoding leucine-rich repeat-containing protein 24-like — protein sequence MRWCLLLALALVGAGAVDVSWTNCPVNCICRWVSGRRAVECTDAGITHIPTDLSSEIQTLDLSSNSIPSLPAEVFMNAGLINLQRLILRNCSITEVNGNAFFRLEILIMLDLSQNNITSLSPFTFRNLSRIRQINLSHNPLQTLDEGVFLNLHFLLSIDLSDCQLFRVSEGAFGNVSKLNSINLKNNNLSTLQVSTFETAPSLVSLSLFDNPWHCNCRLRPFIEWTVQQNLNEMPTVCTKPPGLQGKPWADLTSDDLSCRPRVEVPGSVVVARGANATLPCRAHGDPLPDVHWVRNSRVITNSTQDIFIESKYAVSAGVDGARWLNLTVLGVDEEDVGEYTCVGQSYGGMEERVLSLVAHDQASTAAEMGVVVVSGAGFSLEAWSLVIGLAAGGALALLFVVSLFAFCCVRMRQRRRALAVKSVGGGRLADGSGDDDVLAGATHDEKFPLTTVNPVQKPPRRIDRLSVTSMGTELTEIKSSLLDGGSVYQPSSIGDSEDRLEGRSIDSVDSNAAKSQDGLDAESLASYAVARPYPPDLLSFPSHPGPPPATTHHYHNPYGTLPYSRSHSPLSMCSLPASAAVARPRGYVTVPRRPRVPSWSSPGDPYLQKLSPVVYDKLGPRTTADGSSMLSLNKVSRTSPEGTSAGRVTRDRNSVASVSSLGEGREKVPPRPPPKPRKKSMDIVAGPLIEDEEDDGTEV from the exons ATGAGGTGGTGCCTGCTTCTCGCGCTGGCCCTTGTCGGAGCGGGAGCCGTCGACGTCAGCTGGACCAACTGCCCTGTCAATTGCATTTGCCGCTGGGTCTCGGGGCGCCGTGCGGTGGAGTGCACTGACGCCGGCATTACGCACATCCCGACCGACCTCAGCTCCGAGATACAGACCCTCGACCTGTCAAGCAACTCCATTCCTTCGCTGCCGGCGGAGGTCTTCATGAACGCCGGCCTGATCAACCTTCAAAGGCTGATCCTGCGAAACTGCAGCATAACAGAAGTAAACGGCAATGCTTTTTTCAGACTCGAAATCCTCATCATGCTCGACCTGTCCCAGAACAACATCACGTCCCTCAGTCCTTTCACGTTTCGAAACCTCTCCCGGATCAGGCAGATAAACCTGAGCCACAACCCTTTGCAGACTCTGGACGAGGGCGTGTTCCTCAATTTGCACTTCTTGCTGAGCATCGACTTGAGCGACTGCCAACTGTTCCGCGTGAGCGAGGGTGCGTTCGGCAACGTCTCTAAGCTCAACTCCATAAACCTAAAGAACAACAACCTCTCGACACTGCAGGTATCCACGTTCGAGACTGCCCCATCCCTTGTAAGTCTGTCGCTTTTCGACAACCCTTGGCACTGCAACTGCCGCCTGAGGCCTTTCATCGAGTGGACGGTGCAACAGAATCTCAACGAGATGCCGACGGTTTGCACGAAGCCGCCGGGACTCCAGGGCAAACCTTGGGCGGACCTGACCTCCGACGACCTCTCCTGCAGACCTCGTGTCGAGGTCCCTGGATCCGTGGTCGTCGCGAGAGGAGCCAACGCCACGCTCCCGTGCAGGGCCCACGGCGACCCGCTGCCCGACGTGCACTGGGTCCGCAACTCGCGCGTCATCACCAACTCCACGCAAGACATCTTCATCGAGTCCAAGTACGCGGTGTCTGCGGGCGTGGACGGGGCGAGGTGGCTGAACCTCACGGTCCTCGGAGTCGACGAGGAAGACGTCGGGGAGTACACGTGCGTGGGCCAGAGCTACGGCGGGATGGAGGAGCGCGTGTTGAGCCTGGTGGCGCACGACCAGGCCTCCACGGCGGCCGAGATGGGCGTCGTCGTCGTGAGCGGGGCGGGTTTCTCGCTGGAGGCGTGGTCTCTGGTCATCGGGCTGGCGGCGGGCGGCGCCTTGGCGCTTCTCTTCGTCGTCTCGCTGTTCGCCTTCTGCTGCGTGCGCATGCGGCAGAGGCGGCGCGCGCTCGCCGTGAAGAGCGTCGGCGGTGGGCGGCTGGCGGACGGCTCCGGCGATGACGACGTGCTGGCTGGGGCGACCCACGACGAGAAGTTCCCGCTGACGACGGTGAACCCCGTGCAGAAGCCGCCGCGGCGCATCGACAGGCTGTCCGTGACGAGTATGGGCACTGAGCTCACGGAAATCAAGTCCAGCCTGCTCGATGGAGGCTCTGTTTACC AGCCCAGCAGCATTGGCGACAGCGAGGACCGACTGGAGGGTCGCTCCATCGACTCGGTGGACTCTAACGCGGCCAAGTCTCAGGACGGGCTGGACGCGGAGTCGCTGGCGTCGTACGCCGTCGCCCGCCCTTACCCGCCGGACCTGCTGTCGTTCCCGAGCCACCCCGGGCCACCTCCGGCGACGACCCACCACTACCATAATCCGTACGGCACACTGCCCTACTCGCGCTCCCACTCGCCGCTGTCCATGTGCAGTCTGCCTGCTTCGGCGGCGGTTGCCCGTCCGCGCGGCTACGTGACGGTTCCGCGTCGACCACGCGTACCCAGCTGGAGTAGTCCCGGAGACCCTTACCTCCAGAAGCTGAGCCCGGTGGTGTACGACAAGCTGGGGCCGCGAACCACCGCCGACGGCAGCTCCATGCTGTCCCTTAACAAGGTCAGCCGCACTTCCCCGGAGGGAACGAGTGCAGGGAGAGTGACCAGGGATCGAAACTCCGTGGCATCGGTGTCGTCGCTGGGCGAGGGCCGCGAGAAGGTGCCGCCCCGGCCGCCGCCCAAGCCGAGGAAGAAAAGCATGGACATTGTGGCCGGACCGCTGATAGAAGACGAGGAGGATGATGGTACTGAAGTTTGA